One Malania oleifera isolate guangnan ecotype guangnan chromosome 9, ASM2987363v1, whole genome shotgun sequence DNA segment encodes these proteins:
- the LOC131163720 gene encoding eukaryotic initiation factor 4A-9-like: MAGVAPEGSQFDARQYDSKMNELLLEEGQDFFSTYDEVYESFDKMGLKENLLRGIYAYGFEKPSAIQQRGIVPFCKGLDVIQQAQSGTGKTATFCSGILQQLDYDLVECQVLVLAPTRELAQQIEKVMRALGDYLGVKVHACVGGTSVREDQRILAAGVHVVVGTPGRVFDMLRRQSLHANHIRMFVLDEADEMLSRGFKDQIYDIFQLLPTRVQTGVFSATMPPEALEITRKFMNKPVRILVKRDELTLEGIKQFHVNVDKEEWKLDTLCDLYETLAITQSVIFVNTRRKVDWLTDQMRSRDHTVSATHGDMDQNTRDIIMREFRSGSSRVLITTDLLARGIDVQQVSLVINYDLPTQPENYLHRIGRSGRFGRKGVAINFVTRDDDRMLFDIQKFYNVVIEELPANVADLI, encoded by the exons ATGGCTGGAGTAGCTCCTGAGGGATCACAATTTGATGCTCGGCAATATGACAGCAAAATGAATGAATT GCTTTTAGAGGAGGGACAAGATTTCTTTTCAACATACGATGAAGTTTATGAGAGTTTTGATAAAATGGGTTTGAAGGAGAACCTTTTGAGAGGCATCTATGCTTACG GTTTTGAAAAACCATCTGCCATACAACAACGAGGAATTGTACCCTTCTGCAAGGGTCTTGATGTAATTCAGCAAGCACAATCTGGTACTGGTAAAACTGCAACTTTCTGCTCTGGAATCTTGCAGCAGTTGGATTATGATTTAGTGGAATGCCAAGTGTTGGTTCTTGCTCCTACTAGAGAGCTTGCACAACAAATTGAGAAGGTCATGCGGGCTCTCGGGGATTATTTGGGTGTTAAAGTTCATGCTTGTGTTGGTGGGACCAGTGTTCGTGAGGATCAACGGATCCTTGCTGCTGGGGTCCATGTTGTTGTTGGCACTCCTGGTCGTGTCTTTGATATGCTGCGCAGACAGTCTCTTCATGCGAATCATATCAGGATGTTTGTTCTGGATGAGGCTGATGAAATGCTTTCGCGAGGTTTTAAGGATCAG ATCTATGATATTTTTCAGCTACTTCCCACAAGGGTTCAGACAGGTGTCTTTTCTGCTACGATGCCACCAGAGGCCCTGGAGATTACAAGGAAATTTATGAACAAGCCTGTAAGGATTCTTGTGAAGCGTGATGAACTCACGCTTGAGGGTATCAAGCAATTTCATGTTAATGTTGACAAGGAAGAGTGGAAACTTGACACGCTGTGTGACCTATATGAAACCTTGGCAATTACTCAGAGTGTAATTTTTGTGAATACCAGACGCAAGGTTGACTGGCTTACGGACCAAATGCGTAGTCGTGACCACACAGTATCGGCCACTCATGGAGACATGGACCAGAACACGAGAGATATCATTATGCGTGAATTTCGTTCTGGATCCTCTCGTGTGCTCATCACCACTGACCTCTTAGCCCGTGGTATAGACGTCCAGCAGGTTTCTCTTGTTATTAACTATGATTTGCCGACTCAACCAGAGAATTACCTCCATCGGATTGGGCGAAGTGgaagatttggaaggaaaggtgtTGCGATCAATTTTGTGACGCGCGATGATGATCGAATGCTGTTTGACATTCAGAAGTTCTATAATGTGGTGATTGAGGAGCTGCCTGCAAATGTTGCAGATCTCATATAA